A stretch of Alkalicella caledoniensis DNA encodes these proteins:
- a CDS encoding ABC transporter permease, with amino-acid sequence MKKIKDLASHALLMVKRELRSYFLLSVTIFLSFTFLLAFFLFSDSQIYNKYKEIFNVPPTIGVASNSFTINPMTGQIIERGMLQTTLKQNMLIEQLDKMENTQYFQYFSADAQTRYYSDEKNSVGIQMIFLPKEFPGFYTGSVNNFSYVEVIFGENRLNSPYEILIDELFYELLSLEQKSDFLSIILPLTDKEGDTELVEFKVVGIVSNGAGTDTITSESGHNSFYVSAYLSSDLISMYDMDHLEKKILINSEKIEEVILLGDDLNLPIASSYTLHMRANEEIRNRILLNGIAAVLLFTLLGINLYSSFNNVLKERRYEVGVKRALGAGGKDIIIQFFLEGMIVMMANVFTAIIVVINAAVAFKFIQKFFYYNQWIIYVSMQSIILFLVCVTFLSVFFSLVFAYQSTRVEIVKHLKSE; translated from the coding sequence ATGAAAAAGATTAAAGACTTGGCGAGCCACGCCTTACTAATGGTTAAACGGGAATTAAGAAGTTATTTCCTTTTATCTGTAACCATATTTTTATCCTTCACTTTTCTACTTGCATTTTTTCTTTTTTCTGATTCGCAAATTTATAATAAATATAAAGAAATTTTTAATGTACCTCCCACCATAGGAGTAGCAAGCAATTCCTTTACCATCAACCCAATGACCGGACAAATCATTGAACGAGGAATGCTTCAGACTACATTAAAACAGAATATGTTAATAGAGCAATTGGATAAAATGGAAAACACACAGTATTTTCAGTACTTTTCCGCTGATGCCCAAACAAGATACTACAGTGATGAAAAAAACTCTGTAGGTATCCAAATGATATTTTTGCCTAAGGAGTTTCCTGGATTTTATACAGGCTCAGTTAATAACTTTAGTTATGTAGAAGTTATCTTTGGTGAAAACAGATTAAATAGTCCTTATGAAATACTTATAGATGAGCTCTTTTATGAATTATTGAGTTTAGAACAAAAGTCAGATTTTTTATCTATTATCTTGCCTCTAACTGATAAAGAGGGAGATACTGAACTGGTAGAATTCAAAGTGGTTGGCATAGTTTCAAATGGGGCAGGTACTGATACTATTACCAGTGAATCAGGACACAATAGTTTTTATGTCTCCGCATACTTATCAAGTGATCTTATAAGTATGTATGATATGGATCATTTAGAGAAAAAAATCCTAATTAACTCAGAAAAAATTGAGGAAGTAATTCTACTAGGTGATGACCTTAACTTACCAATTGCCTCTTCATACACTTTACACATGAGGGCAAATGAAGAAATAAGAAATCGTATATTATTAAATGGCATTGCTGCCGTACTTCTTTTTACACTTTTAGGAATAAATCTATATAGTAGTTTTAACAATGTACTTAAAGAAAGACGTTATGAAGTAGGAGTAAAAAGAGCTTTAGGGGCAGGAGGCAAAGACATAATTATCCAATTTTTTCTTGAAGGGATGATTGTTATGATGGCAAATGTGTTCACTGCTATAATAGTGGTCATCAATGCAGCAGTTGCTTTTAAATTTATTCAGAAGTTTTTTTATTACAACCAATGGATAATTTATGTAAGTATGCAATCAATCATTTTATTTCTGGTATGTGTTACTTTTTTAAGTGTGTTTTTTAGCTTAGTATTTGCATATCAGTCCACTAGAGTAGAGATTGTTAAGCATTTAAAATCCGAATAA
- a CDS encoding ABC transporter ATP-binding protein, whose translation MSSLSIDLQNINKAYDKRVVLKEINIKIAKNDYIAIVGKSGSGKSTLMNILGLIEYWDDGIYSFNGTSLVKTEDHWKMRLEKIGFIFQNYNLIPSLTCKENILVPTLYYKGKKQDLDFLAHQLDIFDLLDTSVSVLSGGEKQRVAIARALILNPQIIIADEPTGNLDEENKDIVLKLIDDAHSRGCAVVLITHDANVARRASRVYELKGGYLHEKD comes from the coding sequence ATGAGTAGTTTGAGTATAGATTTGCAAAATATTAATAAAGCATATGACAAAAGAGTTGTTTTAAAGGAGATAAATATAAAAATTGCTAAAAATGACTATATAGCTATTGTTGGTAAATCAGGTTCAGGGAAATCAACACTTATGAATATATTGGGGCTTATTGAATATTGGGATGATGGGATTTATTCTTTTAACGGTACTAGCTTAGTTAAAACAGAAGATCACTGGAAAATGCGGCTTGAAAAAATAGGGTTTATTTTTCAAAATTATAACTTAATACCATCCCTTACATGCAAAGAAAACATACTGGTACCAACATTGTACTATAAGGGTAAAAAACAGGACCTAGATTTTTTAGCTCATCAATTGGATATTTTTGATTTACTTGATACGTCTGTTAGTGTTTTAAGTGGTGGAGAGAAACAAAGGGTAGCTATCGCTAGGGCTTTGATACTAAATCCTCAGATAATTATTGCTGACGAACCAACAGGCAATTTAGATGAAGAGAACAAAGATATAGTGTTGAAATTAATTGATGATGCCCATAGTAGAGGATGTGCTGTAGTTTTAATAACACATGATGCAAATGTTGCTAGAAGAGCCAGTAGGGTTTATGAATTGAAGGGTGGTTACTTGCATGAAAAAGATTAA
- a CDS encoding helix-turn-helix domain-containing protein, which produces MSYNLAGFGANITDLRKNLKLTQKNISETSGIHVDTLRKIEKGKVIPTQETLDLLSLVLNKDLNKLLLNYRLQNYLEYQKTSMSIEAKLDKDDFNELAIELDRLNQVLNKTSHLFFINQIKQLQLLIESIILNKKHDLPLESLSKLIQAICITTGGFTLNSYENFVYNTLELRILMNIALILNKTESAEKSLEIMEFCIKMVDPSENLYPKICYNLAYTYHRLDLHEKALEYSKLGIEFCNYYRNYNGLNLLYHRKGVAEYHLGIDSYLSSLKKAINFCDVLGQEKLKKLLIDNCKKFYNIEL; this is translated from the coding sequence ATGTCTTATAACCTTGCTGGTTTCGGGGCTAATATAACTGACTTAAGGAAAAACTTAAAATTAACCCAAAAAAACATAAGTGAGACTTCAGGAATTCATGTGGATACTTTAAGAAAAATTGAGAAGGGAAAGGTAATTCCTACACAAGAAACACTGGATTTATTATCACTGGTTTTAAATAAGGATTTAAATAAACTATTACTAAACTATCGACTTCAAAACTACTTAGAATATCAAAAAACATCAATGAGCATAGAAGCTAAACTTGATAAGGATGATTTTAATGAATTAGCCATAGAATTAGACAGATTAAATCAAGTTTTAAATAAAACTAGTCATCTTTTTTTTATAAACCAAATTAAGCAACTTCAGCTCTTAATAGAGTCGATAATCTTAAATAAAAAGCATGATCTACCCCTTGAATCCCTCTCTAAACTTATTCAAGCCATTTGCATAACCACAGGTGGTTTTACACTAAACTCATATGAAAATTTTGTTTATAACACTTTAGAACTAAGAATTCTAATGAATATAGCCCTAATTCTCAATAAAACTGAATCTGCTGAAAAAAGTTTAGAGATTATGGAATTTTGTATTAAAATGGTTGACCCCTCTGAAAATCTCTATCCAAAAATCTGTTATAATTTAGCCTATACTTATCACAGACTGGATCTGCATGAGAAGGCGTTAGAGTATTCTAAGCTAGGTATAGAATTTTGTAATTATTATAGAAATTATAATGGTTTAAACCTCCTATACCATAGAAAAGGAGTAGCTGAGTACCATTTAGGTATAGATTCCTATCTTTCTTCTCTGAAAAAAGCTATAAATTTCTGTGATGTACTTGGGCAGGAAAAGTTAAAGAAATTATTGATAGATAACTGTAAAAAATTCTACAATATTGAGTTATAG
- a CDS encoding CDP-alcohol phosphatidyltransferase family protein: protein MKSKYISNYISIFRILTSLSLLFIDLFTWEFITIYILGGVSDVLDGYVARKTNTESLLGARLDTWADIIMFAVIIYIFTPVITLTNTLVVWLFAIFAIRVTSIIIAYFKFKVFAILHTLCNKTTGLFLFFIPIFIGSSLEIPGLYFVCVVASVASIEELLINILSRKMKVNVKSLFAVHK, encoded by the coding sequence GTGAAATCGAAGTACATTTCAAATTATATATCTATCTTTAGGATTCTAACTTCCTTGTCTTTGTTATTTATTGACTTATTTACATGGGAATTCATCACCATTTATATACTAGGTGGAGTCAGTGATGTTCTTGACGGGTATGTGGCAAGGAAAACTAACACAGAAAGTTTATTGGGAGCTAGATTGGATACGTGGGCAGATATCATAATGTTTGCAGTTATTATATATATTTTCACTCCCGTAATCACCCTTACAAATACCCTAGTGGTTTGGCTTTTTGCTATTTTTGCAATTAGAGTAACATCAATCATTATTGCTTATTTTAAGTTTAAGGTTTTTGCCATACTACATACCCTTTGTAATAAAACAACTGGGCTATTTTTGTTTTTTATCCCCATCTTTATAGGATCTTCACTAGAAATACCTGGGTTATATTTTGTTTGTGTGGTTGCAAGTGTTGCCAGCATTGAAGAACTGTTAATTAACATTTTATCAAGGAAAATGAAAGTAAACGTGAAAAGCTTATTTGCTGTACATAAGTAA
- a CDS encoding ABC transporter permease: MNKLMALISYQFKLQTRDFMNLFFIIAFPMIMYIFFSNLLEGEVYYEGTLKAIDFLLPAYIPLIISNTVVLIFGQMLANHVEFNFFIKYKLLGYKPVQVAGSLFLSVLLFQAVGIATLILTAVVSKGVSIPLGNMFNIVLVLSIINILQFAIAFFLSSVFSKSTSYQSVAMIVFYFQMFLGGMTLPPEMFPARILLIAEVFNPIIHGVYALRGVWIQGHSVLQYPMQLLIVLGASIVLIAIGSKFFKWSELQS; this comes from the coding sequence ATGAATAAGCTAATGGCTTTAATATCTTATCAATTTAAATTACAAACAAGGGATTTTATGAACTTGTTTTTCATCATCGCTTTTCCCATGATAATGTATATATTTTTTAGCAATCTCTTAGAAGGAGAAGTGTATTACGAAGGGACTCTGAAGGCCATAGATTTTTTATTACCAGCATATATTCCATTAATAATCTCAAATACAGTAGTCCTTATATTTGGCCAAATGTTGGCAAACCACGTAGAATTCAATTTCTTTATCAAGTATAAGCTTTTAGGCTATAAACCAGTGCAGGTTGCCGGCTCATTATTTTTATCAGTACTATTGTTTCAGGCTGTAGGGATAGCTACCTTAATACTAACTGCAGTGGTATCTAAAGGGGTTAGTATACCACTTGGAAATATGTTTAACATTGTACTGGTTCTTTCTATCATAAATATTTTGCAATTCGCCATTGCCTTCTTTTTATCCAGTGTTTTTAGTAAAAGTACTTCTTACCAATCAGTTGCCATGATAGTATTTTATTTCCAGATGTTCTTAGGAGGAATGACCTTACCACCAGAAATGTTTCCAGCTAGAATTCTTTTGATTGCTGAGGTTTTCAACCCTATTATCCATGGAGTGTACGCTTTAAGGGGAGTATGGATACAAGGACACAGCGTATTACAATACCCTATGCAGTTACTAATAGTCTTAGGTGCCAGCATTGTTTTAATTGCGATCGGGTCTAAGTTCTTTAAATGGAGTGAGCTACAGAGCTAG
- a CDS encoding ABC transporter ATP-binding protein produces MSHSVITVKGLKKSFKDKVALNNISFDVKMGEILGIVGHNGAGKSTLINTMVDIYKPDEGDVEYLFDRKSMYDHIGVQMQKNYFEGNAKVIDICNLYKKLTKSDIDLDEMLDGFGLSKEKDTYIKKLSGGNVQRLSILLTLINQPEVVFLDELTTGLDPVARRKIWEVLREINRKNNVTIIITSHFLDEIEYLADRIMILNKGEMVYLGGVTTAIDQYSQGEKVIEFQIKDPMASFKLDKYGAIPLNDDRYQIYTKDDEKVLMELITKVGIKNLVVKSPTLEDVFLKIAGYKLDKEGRIINE; encoded by the coding sequence ATGAGCCATAGCGTAATTACAGTAAAAGGGCTTAAAAAGTCATTTAAAGATAAAGTGGCCCTAAATAATATTAGTTTTGATGTTAAGATGGGAGAAATTTTAGGTATAGTTGGACACAATGGTGCAGGGAAAAGCACCTTGATTAACACCATGGTAGATATCTACAAGCCCGATGAAGGTGATGTTGAATATCTATTTGATCGCAAAAGTATGTATGACCATATAGGTGTACAAATGCAAAAAAATTATTTCGAAGGCAATGCTAAGGTAATAGATATTTGTAACCTATACAAAAAGTTAACTAAGAGTGATATTGATCTTGATGAGATGCTAGATGGGTTTGGCCTGAGCAAAGAGAAAGACACCTACATTAAAAAGCTTTCTGGTGGAAATGTTCAACGGCTTTCAATTCTTTTAACCTTAATAAATCAGCCTGAGGTAGTTTTCTTAGATGAATTAACCACTGGGTTAGATCCAGTGGCTAGGAGAAAGATTTGGGAAGTATTAAGGGAAATAAACAGAAAGAACAATGTGACCATAATTATAACTAGTCATTTTTTAGATGAGATTGAATACTTAGCAGACAGGATAATGATTTTGAACAAAGGGGAAATGGTTTATCTTGGCGGTGTTACTACAGCTATTGATCAGTACTCCCAAGGGGAAAAGGTTATAGAGTTTCAGATAAAGGACCCTATGGCAAGCTTTAAGCTTGATAAGTATGGGGCTATACCTTTAAATGATGACAGATACCAGATTTACACTAAAGACGATGAAAAAGTGTTAATGGAGCTTATCACCAAAGTAGGCATTAAAAACCTCGTGGTTAAATCTCCAACATTAGAAGATGTGTTTTTGAAGATTGCTGGGTACAAATTAGACAAAGAAGGGAGGATTATAAATGAATAA
- a CDS encoding LytR/AlgR family response regulator transcription factor: MINVLICDDDIYTAKVLKKVIEEHPQVNEIFLAYDGQQAVDIVKKEDINLAFMDIDMPKLDGLEAAKIMMGLKENLKVVFVTAFQDYAFDSYEIRAYDYILKPIDFTRVKENVENIIEESNGDKFEESLKENDILMIKDKQKYYMINMAEINYIEKDNKEVLIHTFEKTHKTRSGLNDIEKRLTGNFFRTHKSYIVNLKNIQEIEPYGDTSYIIYFKNTDESKNALITKDKIHLLKG; the protein is encoded by the coding sequence ATGATAAATGTATTAATATGTGATGATGATATTTATACTGCTAAGGTTTTAAAAAAAGTTATTGAAGAACATCCGCAAGTTAATGAAATATTTTTGGCTTATGATGGTCAACAGGCCGTTGATATAGTAAAAAAAGAAGATATCAATTTGGCATTTATGGATATAGACATGCCAAAACTAGATGGCCTAGAAGCTGCTAAAATTATGATGGGTTTAAAGGAGAACCTGAAGGTTGTTTTTGTGACTGCTTTTCAAGACTATGCCTTTGACTCTTATGAAATAAGAGCATATGACTATATACTTAAGCCCATTGATTTTACCCGGGTTAAGGAAAATGTTGAAAATATAATTGAAGAATCCAACGGTGATAAATTTGAAGAGTCCCTTAAAGAAAATGACATACTGATGATAAAGGATAAACAAAAATATTACATGATAAATATGGCAGAGATAAACTATATTGAAAAAGACAATAAAGAGGTGTTGATCCACACCTTCGAGAAGACTCATAAAACACGCTCTGGCCTAAACGATATAGAAAAGAGGTTAACGGGAAATTTCTTCAGAACCCATAAATCATATATTGTAAATCTCAAAAACATACAAGAGATTGAGCCATATGGGGATACATCCTATATAATATATTTTAAAAACACAGATGAAAGTAAAAACGCCCTTATAACTAAAGACAAAATTCATTTGTTGAAAGGTTAA
- a CDS encoding sensor histidine kinase: protein MDKRKGYIISFISISLTILVILVLVIFLNVLSSANAALYVILAIILSLSICNLAILLYIIRSLRKEKELEMIKSDLKNTESLIDLLRKQGHDHINNIQTVTSMLILEEYEVAKEYLQGIANNYRFTGHFLRLGNPTLTALINTKKELANQKGIEFIIEKYCRVKLKNIAPWDLANIVGNLIDNAMEHVLTHNELPQKVSFYLENRDDLKGYIFKISNPYQDDEKDVASFFSQGFSSKSSTGRGYGLSIVKDLVEQNKGQIDVYQDGENITFQVELRD from the coding sequence ATGGATAAAAGGAAAGGTTATATAATATCTTTTATTAGTATTTCCCTTACCATTTTGGTAATTTTAGTTCTAGTTATATTCTTAAATGTTTTAAGTAGTGCAAATGCAGCTCTTTATGTTATATTAGCTATAATATTAAGCCTCTCCATTTGTAATTTAGCAATCCTCCTCTACATAATTAGATCTTTAAGGAAAGAAAAAGAGCTAGAGATGATAAAGAGTGATCTAAAAAATACCGAGTCTCTAATAGACTTGCTTCGGAAACAAGGCCATGATCATATCAATAATATACAGACTGTTACATCGATGTTGATATTAGAAGAATATGAGGTGGCAAAAGAGTACCTGCAAGGCATAGCAAATAATTATCGATTCACAGGACATTTTTTGCGCTTAGGAAACCCTACCCTTACGGCCCTTATAAATACTAAAAAAGAACTTGCAAATCAAAAGGGCATAGAATTCATCATAGAAAAATACTGTAGGGTAAAATTGAAAAATATTGCCCCTTGGGACCTTGCAAATATTGTTGGAAACTTAATAGACAATGCCATGGAACATGTACTAACACATAATGAGTTGCCTCAGAAAGTGAGCTTTTATCTAGAAAATAGAGATGACTTAAAGGGATATATATTCAAGATTAGTAATCCTTATCAAGATGATGAAAAAGACGTTGCTAGCTTTTTTTCTCAAGGATTTTCATCTAAATCTTCTACTGGAAGAGGATATGGTTTAAGTATAGTTAAAGACTTAGTGGAGCAAAACAAAGGGCAAATAGATGTTTATCAAGATGGAGAAAATATTACCTTTCAAGTGGAATTGAGGGATTAA
- a CDS encoding glycoside hydrolase family 3 protein, producing the protein MGNTTSKLYKKGLINVALCDGPAGLRLSRESGVLKDGNTKPYEMPLSFLNSLPGFIKKFLTANPKKTKPVYQFATAFPIGTALAQTWNRELLLFIGRAIGVEMQEYGVTYWLGPAMNIQRNPLCGRNFEYFSEDPLLSGKTAAHITTGVQETEGAYVTIKHFLCNNQEDNRNHVSSNIHERPLREIYLKGFEITVREGKAKSVMTSYNKVNGVYTPNLYDCCTNVLRNEWGFQGVVMTDWMSTGKNRASAAKSLSAGNDLIMAGMRGDKKDILKAYKSGTLSKEDIERCCANVIRSIVYSNVAREVTPEMFEK; encoded by the coding sequence GTGGGCAATACAACCTCGAAACTTTACAAAAAAGGACTTATAAATGTAGCCCTGTGTGATGGACCTGCAGGACTTAGGTTGTCCAGGGAATCCGGTGTACTAAAAGATGGAAATACAAAGCCCTATGAAATGCCACTATCTTTCCTTAACTCTTTACCAGGATTTATAAAGAAGTTTTTAACAGCTAACCCAAAGAAAACAAAACCAGTATATCAGTTTGCCACAGCCTTTCCTATCGGAACTGCACTGGCTCAAACCTGGAATAGGGAACTGTTACTATTCATAGGTAGAGCTATAGGGGTGGAAATGCAGGAATATGGTGTTACTTATTGGCTCGGCCCCGCTATGAATATCCAGCGTAATCCATTGTGCGGAAGAAATTTTGAATACTTTTCCGAGGATCCACTGCTATCGGGAAAAACTGCTGCCCATATTACCACTGGAGTTCAAGAGACGGAAGGTGCCTATGTAACCATTAAACATTTTCTATGCAATAACCAAGAAGACAATAGAAATCATGTTTCCAGCAATATCCATGAGCGTCCCTTGAGGGAAATATATCTAAAAGGGTTTGAAATAACCGTAAGGGAAGGGAAAGCAAAATCAGTTATGACTAGTTATAACAAGGTTAATGGCGTCTACACGCCTAACCTCTATGACTGTTGCACCAATGTACTACGCAATGAGTGGGGCTTCCAAGGAGTTGTAATGACTGATTGGATGTCCACTGGGAAAAACCGTGCATCTGCTGCTAAATCCTTGTCTGCGGGAAATGATTTGATCATGGCAGGGATGAGGGGAGATAAAAAGGACATCCTTAAAGCATATAAATCAGGGACATTATCTAAAGAAGATATTGAACGCTGCTGTGCAAATGTTATACGAAGTATTGTGTACAGCAACGTTGCTCGCGAGGTAACTCCTGAAATGTTTGAAAAATAG
- a CDS encoding glycoside hydrolase family 3 C-terminal domain-containing protein yields the protein MKYFSKASYSNSETYREKNHRRIAYDAACEGIVLLENDGTLPIKVGNIALYGPGGLHTIKGGTGSGEVNERNSVTILQGLENAKFTVTNQAWLSDYKEEYAIKLAAHNAKVAKMARTLSISKIMNAMAEQFLPPYGREITKEDVKETDIAIYVVSRQAGEGGDLRVDKGENSLSSTEVAQLKRLNELYKKTILVINTGFPMDLSLLDDVKGLNAIIYFSQLGMEGGNALADILSGKVSPSGRLSSTWAKKYEDTPFSQEYSYLNDNLDDEYYKEGIYVGYRYFDSFGVKPRYEFGYGLSYTTTEITVTGAKANKTQMQVDAKVTNTGKHCSKEVVQLYASCPQGKLNREYQSLAAFGKTKELQPGESETLTLSFDMKDLAGFSENDASFILEKGEYILRVGHSSRKTRPIAVISLAEDSIVSKHQNICPVKEKFEEISPPQVNYKDNLIDAIYLKIKAADIETITYTYKIPSVYHDEKVDAIMKKFTIKDMVDVVVGAGMFSSKNKVNVPVQWAIQPRNFTKKDL from the coding sequence TTGAAATATTTTAGCAAAGCATCATACTCAAACAGTGAAACATATAGGGAAAAAAATCACCGTAGAATCGCCTACGATGCTGCATGTGAGGGTATAGTACTCCTAGAAAATGACGGCACGCTCCCAATAAAGGTAGGTAACATTGCATTATACGGTCCGGGGGGATTACATACAATAAAAGGTGGCACAGGTTCAGGAGAGGTGAATGAGCGAAATAGTGTAACCATATTACAAGGATTGGAGAACGCTAAATTTACTGTTACTAACCAAGCCTGGCTTTCAGATTACAAAGAGGAATATGCTATAAAGTTAGCTGCCCATAATGCTAAGGTGGCAAAAATGGCTAGGACCCTATCCATAAGTAAAATAATGAATGCAATGGCAGAACAATTTTTGCCCCCTTATGGACGTGAGATTACTAAAGAGGATGTAAAGGAAACTGACATAGCTATTTATGTTGTCTCACGCCAAGCAGGGGAAGGTGGGGACCTTCGTGTGGATAAAGGAGAAAATAGCCTGAGTTCCACTGAAGTCGCCCAACTAAAACGATTAAATGAGCTCTATAAAAAGACTATCCTAGTTATAAATACAGGATTCCCAATGGACTTATCCCTACTGGATGATGTTAAAGGGCTAAATGCCATTATTTACTTTTCTCAACTTGGGATGGAGGGTGGTAATGCCTTGGCAGATATACTATCTGGCAAGGTATCACCATCAGGGCGACTCAGTAGCACTTGGGCAAAGAAATATGAAGACACCCCATTTTCCCAAGAATACAGCTACTTAAATGATAACCTAGATGATGAATACTATAAGGAAGGGATTTATGTTGGTTATAGATACTTTGATTCCTTTGGGGTAAAACCCCGCTATGAATTCGGTTACGGCTTAAGCTATACCACCACGGAGATTACTGTTACTGGTGCGAAAGCAAACAAAACTCAAATGCAAGTGGATGCAAAAGTCACAAATACAGGGAAACATTGCTCTAAAGAGGTAGTACAGCTTTATGCTTCTTGTCCCCAGGGAAAATTGAACAGGGAATATCAATCATTGGCTGCCTTTGGCAAAACAAAAGAACTGCAACCGGGGGAGAGCGAAACCCTGACTCTATCCTTTGATATGAAGGACCTTGCAGGATTTAGTGAAAATGACGCCAGCTTCATTCTGGAAAAAGGGGAATATATTCTTAGAGTGGGACATTCATCCCGCAAGACACGTCCCATTGCTGTTATATCCTTAGCTGAGGATTCTATAGTTTCTAAACACCAAAACATATGTCCAGTGAAAGAGAAGTTTGAAGAAATTAGTCCACCTCAGGTGAACTATAAGGATAACTTAATCGACGCAATATACCTAAAAATCAAAGCCGCTGACATAGAAACCATTACATATACTTACAAAATTCCTTCCGTATACCATGATGAAAAGGTAGACGCCATTATGAAGAAATTCACTATTAAGGATATGGTGGATGTAGTGGTTGGGGCAGGAATGTTTTCATCCAAAAATAAAGTCAATGTTCCAGTTCAGTGGGCAATACAACCTCGAAACTTTACAAAAAAGGACTTATAA